In the genome of Flavobacteriales bacterium, one region contains:
- a CDS encoding acyl-CoA desaturase: MSRENDDLMQETVTEKTVRPGFQRPESQDFYHVARQRVQRYFEETGQSTYGNAKMTRKAIFLFSLFVLSYVSFYLPINPWVLLLIAGCNGFLTALLGFNIAHDAVHGSFSPKSWVNKMLGLVFNIVGANDFMWRIKHNIIHHTYTNVPGHDDDIMQIKILRMEPHKELMKIHRFQYIYAFLLYPLATLSWVFIRDYVNFFRQDFQSAAGRKHPVREFIRLLGYKILYYALFIVLPIMYISLPWYAIAAGFVFMHMVEGLVLSIVFQLAHVVEKAQFPIPGDENELTRSWAVHQMYTTADFATGSKLVTFLVGGLNFQVEHHLFPKVCHIHYPQIAPIIKATAEEFNLPYNEYGSLGAALRSHVQTLWDFGHEMVPETARVRS; the protein is encoded by the coding sequence ATGAGCCGGGAGAATGATGATCTGATGCAAGAAACCGTAACCGAGAAAACAGTACGCCCAGGCTTTCAGCGACCCGAATCCCAAGATTTCTACCATGTGGCACGGCAACGTGTGCAGCGGTATTTTGAGGAAACCGGGCAATCTACCTACGGCAATGCCAAAATGACCCGCAAGGCGATCTTCCTTTTCAGCCTGTTCGTTTTGAGCTATGTGTCGTTTTATCTTCCCATCAACCCATGGGTGTTGCTGCTGATTGCCGGCTGCAACGGTTTCCTCACGGCGTTGCTCGGCTTCAACATCGCGCATGATGCGGTTCACGGTTCGTTCTCACCCAAAAGCTGGGTGAACAAAATGCTGGGCCTCGTCTTCAATATTGTTGGGGCAAACGATTTCATGTGGCGCATCAAACACAACATCATTCACCATACCTACACCAATGTGCCGGGTCATGATGACGACATCATGCAGATAAAGATCCTGCGCATGGAGCCCCACAAGGAACTGATGAAGATTCATCGCTTCCAATACATTTATGCATTTCTGCTGTACCCGCTGGCCACCTTGTCGTGGGTGTTCATCCGTGATTACGTGAACTTCTTCAGACAGGATTTCCAGTCAGCTGCAGGCCGCAAACACCCGGTAAGGGAATTCATCCGTCTGCTGGGTTACAAGATCCTGTACTATGCGCTGTTCATTGTTCTGCCCATCATGTACATTTCATTGCCATGGTATGCGATTGCAGCCGGATTTGTGTTCATGCACATGGTGGAAGGCCTGGTGCTTTCCATTGTGTTCCAGCTGGCACACGTAGTGGAGAAAGCGCAGTTCCCGATTCCCGGAGATGAAAACGAACTTACACGTTCATGGGCGGTGCATCAGATGTATACCACTGCGGATTTTGCTACGGGCAGCAAACTTGTGACGTTCCTTGTAGGCGGATTGAATTTTCAGGTTGAACATCACCTGTTTCCCAAGGTGTGTCACATTCATTACCCGCAGATTGCGCCCATCATCAAGGCAACGGCAGAGGAATTTAACCTCCCTTACAATGAGTACGGATCATTGGGAGCGGCACTGCGTTCACATGTACAAACGTTGTGGGACTTCGGCCACGAGATGGTGCCGGAAACCGCCCGGGTGCGATCCTGA
- a CDS encoding HAMP domain-containing histidine kinase — translation MRLFTITTLWYTIISALVFAGAGMAFFLAIEDLMREEADEQLHNEKLVILDQLRKGEAPEPACVSMDKRIHIIPLPAGQKVKEEYSDTTMQFRYADGDEEVLPFRRLIAGVDAGGNAYKLDISISMLESDDLGERILKLVLTLFGVTLLLILGLNVLLSRLLWKPFRSMLTQMQQYKVEQHQALEIPASSIAEFRELGAALKHLTDRVHASFDSLKEFTENASHEIQTPLAILQSKAESLMQAEDLAIHHADDLAGMARAVQRLSRLNQALLLLSKIENRQFPDQTLIRPAALIQSILDNFSEWMDEKHLQLETELDADVSLSMNPVLADILLSNLIGNAIRHSKEQGIIRIRLTSRELQLENTGGPPVADGEKLFGRFHKADPSSRSLGLGLSIVRKICDVQGYTIRYEGRMPDVHRFVLGF, via the coding sequence ATGAGGCTTTTCACCATCACAACCCTGTGGTACACGATCATCTCCGCATTGGTGTTCGCCGGGGCGGGAATGGCATTCTTTCTCGCCATTGAAGATCTCATGCGCGAAGAAGCGGATGAACAACTCCACAATGAAAAACTGGTGATCCTGGATCAACTGCGGAAAGGTGAGGCGCCTGAACCGGCATGTGTTTCGATGGACAAACGGATCCACATCATTCCATTGCCAGCCGGCCAAAAGGTGAAAGAGGAATACAGCGACACCACCATGCAATTCAGGTATGCAGACGGAGATGAAGAAGTCCTTCCTTTCCGGCGATTGATCGCAGGTGTGGACGCGGGCGGGAACGCCTACAAGCTGGATATCTCCATTTCCATGCTGGAGTCGGACGACCTCGGCGAAAGGATCCTCAAACTTGTGCTGACCCTTTTCGGAGTTACGCTGCTGCTCATCCTTGGTCTGAATGTGTTGTTGTCTCGCCTGCTGTGGAAACCCTTCCGCAGCATGCTGACGCAGATGCAACAATACAAGGTGGAACAACATCAGGCGTTGGAGATTCCCGCTTCTTCTATTGCGGAATTCCGTGAACTGGGTGCAGCCCTGAAACACCTGACCGACCGGGTGCATGCTTCTTTCGATAGTCTCAAGGAGTTCACAGAAAATGCGTCACACGAGATCCAAACGCCGCTGGCCATCCTGCAGTCGAAAGCAGAATCATTGATGCAGGCCGAAGACCTGGCCATACACCATGCGGATGATCTGGCCGGAATGGCGAGGGCCGTGCAACGTTTGTCGCGACTGAACCAGGCGTTGCTGCTCCTGTCGAAAATAGAGAACAGGCAGTTCCCGGATCAGACACTCATCCGGCCGGCGGCTTTGATCCAATCGATCCTGGATAATTTCAGTGAATGGATGGATGAAAAACACCTGCAACTGGAAACGGAGTTGGATGCTGATGTGTCCCTGTCGATGAACCCCGTGCTGGCCGACATACTCCTGTCAAACCTCATCGGTAACGCCATCCGCCACAGCAAGGAACAAGGGATCATCCGCATCCGTCTTACCAGCCGTGAACTGCAGCTGGAAAACACCGGGGGACCGCCGGTTGCCGACGGAGAAAAATTGTTCGGGCGTTTTCACAAAGCGGATCCGTCGTCTCGGTCGCTCGGACTGGGATTGTCCATCGTACGGAAAATCTGCGATGTGCAGGGCTATACCATCCGCTATGAAGGCCGCATGCCGGATGTGCATCGGTTTGTTCTCGGATTCTGA
- a CDS encoding TonB-dependent receptor: protein MQTYRYIFLSIAMVLCASCALAQGGSTLRGTVVDAGNDEALPFANVGLFRQADSSLVQGTTTSGTGQFVFRDVPEGTYRLRVTFIGYAEQVVNNLRTSGKAIEVGKISLEPVSQELQETEITAERPLMEMDLDRKVYHVDQDIQGQSGSASEVLENIPSVSVSAEGDVSLRGSSNVTYFINGRPSALLRINPAAALQQIPASSIERIEVITNPSAKFRPDGAAGIINIVLKKDRKEGFNGTLSANAGNGGRYNTNLMLGIQKKKVNLFGNYGVRWDQRLRTISDERTYLDSTGMPESYYERNTDGRYRSVSHTANVGGEWHINNKNVFSLNGNGYYRGMDRPKEFSTVSYDLQHAVTENFLTQQDGREDEYEVEGSAGFEHQFGKEDHAIQFELNASTYSEKEWNGFNETYQYPERENYQSEVEIRKSGKQVESVVEYTLPLGEDRELEAGYEGTYNADYIRYSGTYLDTVAGNWKKDLIKSNRFRINQQLHAMYTTYGFDLENLGVMVGVRAEQSILSSHLLNTDSLIPNHYFKLYPSLHLNHEAGEGKEWQFSYTRRVNRPDGDELNPFGEYNDPRHVEAGNPALKPEQIHSVELGYQRTASKASWSSTLFYRYVFDALEEVTSTIMDSVILTTLDNLASEQAAGWESTFQGKPFRWLSVQGSGTVYYNEVNAINLGYTTPKSNVTWSARVNSNVYLPRKTLVQVTTRYNAPRLGAQGRSKGSFVCNLGARKKLWDDKASLVVTVSDVFNTSRWGEVLHTPEMDQVYVSHRRSQILYIGFTWQFGKAYQKQKEDIQFDNGQ from the coding sequence ATGCAAACATACAGGTACATTTTTCTGTCGATCGCCATGGTGTTATGTGCATCGTGTGCACTTGCCCAGGGCGGTTCAACCCTCCGGGGTACCGTTGTGGATGCGGGCAATGATGAAGCACTGCCCTTTGCCAACGTGGGTTTGTTCCGACAGGCAGACAGCTCCCTGGTGCAGGGTACCACTACATCAGGCACCGGTCAGTTTGTGTTCAGGGATGTGCCTGAAGGAACGTATCGCCTGCGGGTGACCTTCATCGGGTATGCGGAACAGGTGGTGAACAACCTGCGTACTTCGGGTAAGGCAATTGAGGTGGGAAAGATTTCACTCGAACCGGTTTCACAGGAGTTGCAGGAAACCGAGATCACCGCAGAGCGGCCCCTGATGGAGATGGATCTTGACCGAAAAGTCTATCACGTGGACCAGGACATCCAGGGCCAGTCGGGTTCTGCTTCGGAGGTGCTTGAGAACATACCGTCGGTTTCCGTGAGCGCCGAAGGTGATGTCAGTCTGAGGGGTTCTTCGAATGTGACATACTTCATCAACGGTCGTCCTTCCGCCCTGCTCAGAATAAACCCGGCCGCTGCCCTCCAGCAGATACCGGCTTCCAGCATCGAGCGCATTGAAGTCATCACCAATCCGTCTGCGAAATTCAGACCCGATGGAGCAGCCGGTATCATCAATATCGTGTTAAAGAAAGACCGCAAAGAGGGATTCAACGGTACGCTGAGCGCCAATGCCGGAAACGGTGGTCGGTACAATACCAACCTGATGCTGGGCATACAAAAGAAAAAGGTGAACCTGTTCGGGAACTATGGGGTACGGTGGGACCAGCGATTGCGAACCATCTCGGATGAGCGGACCTATCTGGATTCAACCGGAATGCCGGAAAGCTATTATGAGCGCAATACGGATGGCAGATATCGTTCGGTATCGCACACCGCGAATGTGGGCGGAGAATGGCACATCAACAACAAAAATGTGTTTTCTCTCAACGGAAACGGATACTACCGGGGCATGGACCGGCCAAAGGAATTTTCCACCGTCAGCTATGACCTGCAACACGCCGTTACCGAAAACTTCCTGACGCAACAGGATGGAAGGGAAGATGAATACGAGGTGGAAGGAAGTGCGGGATTTGAACATCAGTTCGGGAAAGAAGACCACGCCATTCAATTCGAACTGAATGCTTCTACATACAGTGAGAAAGAGTGGAACGGCTTCAACGAAACCTATCAATACCCGGAAAGGGAAAATTACCAGAGTGAGGTGGAGATACGCAAGTCGGGCAAGCAGGTTGAAAGTGTGGTGGAGTATACGCTTCCGTTGGGTGAAGACCGTGAGCTGGAAGCCGGTTACGAGGGAACCTACAATGCAGATTACATCCGCTATTCCGGAACCTACCTTGACACCGTGGCAGGTAACTGGAAAAAAGACCTGATCAAATCCAACCGCTTCCGCATCAACCAGCAGCTGCATGCCATGTATACCACTTACGGGTTTGACCTGGAGAACCTGGGCGTGATGGTTGGTGTGCGTGCAGAACAATCCATCCTCTCATCCCACCTGCTCAATACCGATTCACTGATCCCGAATCACTACTTCAAATTGTATCCGAGCCTGCACCTGAACCATGAAGCGGGTGAAGGAAAGGAATGGCAGTTCAGCTATACCCGACGTGTGAACCGGCCCGACGGAGATGAATTGAACCCTTTCGGCGAATACAACGATCCCCGCCATGTGGAAGCGGGAAACCCAGCACTGAAGCCCGAACAAATCCATTCCGTGGAACTGGGTTATCAGCGAACGGCATCAAAGGCTAGCTGGAGCAGCACACTGTTTTACCGCTATGTATTCGATGCACTGGAAGAAGTGACAAGCACCATCATGGATTCCGTCATCCTGACCACGCTGGACAACCTCGCCTCTGAGCAGGCGGCGGGCTGGGAAAGTACGTTCCAGGGAAAGCCGTTCAGGTGGTTGTCGGTGCAGGGAAGCGGAACAGTTTACTACAATGAGGTGAATGCCATCAACCTGGGATATACCACACCGAAGTCAAACGTTACCTGGTCAGCCCGGGTTAATAGCAATGTGTACCTCCCCCGGAAAACCCTGGTACAGGTAACCACCAGGTACAATGCACCCAGGCTTGGTGCACAGGGCAGAAGCAAAGGTTCATTCGTGTGCAACCTCGGTGCACGTAAAAAGTTATGGGATGACAAGGCATCACTGGTAGTGACGGTGTCGGACGTATTCAATACCTCCCGCTGGGGAGAAGTGTTGCATACACCCGAGATGGACCAGGTATATGTGTCCCACCGCAGGTCACAGATCCTGTACATCGGGTTCACCTGGCAGTTCGGCAAGGCTTACCAGAAACAGAAGGAAGACATTCAGTTCGACAACGGTCAGTGA
- a CDS encoding AAA family ATPase, producing MDQQTALAILKSGRNVFLTGSAGSGKTYVLRQYIRYLKDRKIPVAVTASTGIAATHMNGVTLHAWSGIGIRDRMSVQDLRDLKTKKHFRENIEKAKVLIIDEISMLHGAQLEAARQVLSFLRSSNEPYGGIQVVVCGDFFQLPPVGKREEINKNKFAFMSAAWLDAGLTICYLTEQHRQENGPLTRILNEIREGRTGEWAARQLQATSAHEIGGDNLTRLYTHNLDVDYINIQKLNSLPGETRTFSAILKGRKKPLETLRKSVLAEETLRLKKGARVMFVKNMYEKGVMNGTLGTVTRFDSEDLPVVETMDGRTVYADHETWSVENAKGKTIASFEQIPLRLAWAITVHKSQGMTLDAAEIDLSKTFEKGQGYVALSRLRDIRGLRLVGFNQKALEVDDLVMRADKRFRELSAEAEALATASNLTHEAQLFMEKCGGVPPDEHSQEETASRKKKKTTKGSTYDETLALIREHLSVEDMMEKRGLARGTILSHLTRIKKSHPDLDMSYLAPGAELISEVKQALGQLNANTPQDATNPIGLKDLYAAMHEKVSYENLRLAMLFIESPFSG from the coding sequence ATGGACCAGCAAACGGCATTGGCAATATTGAAATCGGGCAGGAATGTGTTCCTCACCGGATCCGCCGGCAGCGGGAAGACCTATGTGCTCAGGCAGTACATCCGCTACCTGAAAGACCGGAAAATACCTGTGGCCGTAACGGCATCCACCGGCATTGCGGCCACGCACATGAACGGCGTGACCCTGCATGCGTGGTCAGGCATCGGCATCCGTGACCGCATGTCGGTACAAGACCTGCGGGACCTTAAAACGAAAAAGCATTTCCGCGAGAACATTGAAAAAGCGAAAGTGCTGATCATCGATGAGATCTCCATGCTGCACGGCGCCCAACTCGAGGCGGCCCGTCAGGTATTGAGTTTCCTTCGGAGTAGCAACGAACCCTACGGTGGCATACAGGTGGTTGTGTGCGGTGATTTCTTTCAGCTGCCGCCTGTCGGAAAACGCGAAGAGATCAACAAGAACAAGTTTGCTTTCATGTCGGCTGCATGGCTGGATGCAGGTCTCACCATCTGTTACCTGACCGAGCAACACAGGCAGGAGAATGGTCCCCTGACGCGGATCCTGAATGAGATAAGGGAAGGCCGGACGGGCGAATGGGCCGCCAGGCAATTGCAGGCAACTTCCGCCCATGAGATCGGGGGCGACAACCTCACCCGGTTGTATACACACAACCTGGATGTGGACTACATCAACATACAAAAACTCAACAGCCTTCCGGGTGAAACCAGAACCTTCAGCGCCATTCTGAAAGGCAGAAAGAAGCCCCTGGAAACGCTTCGGAAATCCGTGCTGGCGGAAGAGACGCTCCGTCTGAAGAAAGGCGCCCGCGTGATGTTCGTGAAAAACATGTATGAGAAAGGTGTGATGAACGGCACGCTGGGTACCGTCACCCGGTTTGATTCCGAAGATCTGCCCGTGGTGGAAACCATGGACGGCCGAACCGTTTATGCCGACCACGAAACCTGGTCGGTGGAGAATGCCAAAGGCAAAACCATCGCTTCGTTCGAACAGATTCCGCTCCGGCTGGCATGGGCCATCACCGTGCACAAAAGCCAGGGCATGACGCTTGACGCCGCAGAAATAGACCTGAGCAAAACGTTTGAAAAAGGACAAGGGTATGTTGCCCTTTCACGCTTAAGAGACATCCGTGGACTCCGCCTGGTGGGTTTCAACCAAAAAGCGCTGGAGGTGGATGACCTGGTGATGCGGGCAGATAAGCGCTTCCGTGAATTGTCTGCAGAAGCAGAGGCGCTGGCAACCGCTTCCAACCTCACCCATGAAGCACAACTGTTCATGGAGAAATGCGGAGGTGTGCCACCGGATGAACATTCCCAAGAAGAAACTGCATCCCGCAAAAAAAAGAAAACCACAAAAGGATCCACGTATGATGAAACGCTGGCACTGATACGTGAACATTTATCTGTGGAAGACATGATGGAAAAACGCGGACTGGCACGCGGCACGATCCTGTCACATCTGACCAGGATCAAGAAATCGCACCCGGATCTGGACATGTCCTATCTCGCACCCGGAGCAGAGCTGATATCAGAAGTGAAACAAGCGCTCGGACAACTGAACGCGAACACCCCGCAAGACGCAACCAACCCGATCGGTCTCAAAGATCTGTATGCTGCGATGCACGAAAAAGTGAGTTATGAAAACCTGCGATTGGCCATGCTGTTCATAGAAAGTCCATTCTCCGGGTAA
- a CDS encoding response regulator transcription factor, whose amino-acid sequence MKILIIEDEPDLQASIAGYLKDQGFLCELASDFAEASEKVAMYVYDCLVVDLNLPGGNGMEIIRQVKAGHPDTGLIILSARDALDDRLEGLSIGADDYLTKPFHLSELNARIHSIIRRRRFQGANEVVFGEITLDPQSRRVFVCGEELILTPKEYGLLSFFLANRDRVVGKEALSEHIWGDHIDMADHFDFLYTHIKNLRRKLMQAGAEDYIRTVYGIGYKWQAK is encoded by the coding sequence ATGAAGATCCTCATCATTGAAGACGAACCGGACCTGCAGGCATCCATCGCAGGATACCTGAAGGATCAGGGCTTTCTTTGTGAACTCGCATCCGATTTCGCGGAAGCGAGTGAGAAGGTGGCCATGTACGTGTATGATTGCCTTGTGGTTGATCTCAACCTTCCCGGCGGAAACGGCATGGAGATCATCCGCCAGGTGAAAGCCGGTCACCCGGATACCGGCCTTATTATTCTTTCGGCACGTGATGCACTCGACGACAGGCTTGAGGGACTTTCCATCGGCGCAGATGACTACCTGACCAAGCCGTTTCACCTGAGTGAACTGAACGCACGCATTCATTCCATCATCCGCAGGCGAAGGTTCCAGGGCGCCAACGAAGTGGTGTTCGGAGAGATCACCCTTGACCCGCAATCCAGGCGCGTGTTCGTATGCGGTGAAGAACTCATCCTTACACCCAAGGAATACGGATTGCTGTCGTTCTTCCTGGCCAACCGCGACCGGGTGGTGGGTAAAGAAGCCCTGTCCGAACATATCTGGGGCGACCACATCGACATGGCCGATCATTTCGATTTTCTCTATACCCATATTAAAAATCTGCGCCGTAAATTGATGCAGGCCGGGGCAGAAGACTACATCCGCACTGTTTATGGCATCGGCTACAAATGGCAGGCAAAATGA
- a CDS encoding PD40 domain-containing protein, with translation MRKIYILFTLACLTLHAQAQLITDGLYYDEGKKLYDDGDYKAAASKLLKAYNADPKNADVLNYLGLALYYNDKYADCVKYFEELRALKPDYWAWFYYEAGNAYQQLGQTDKAVDWLQEFGKRYSREADKARFLHQGDWMLYYAQESPIVRKDAVSNLKAPVKLSATVNSEWDDYMPSTNPTGTRIYFTSMRKGGFSPEKAEDEEGDEDLYYTDQVNGQWQKPVLLPAPLNSANNEGAPAFSADGQTMVYIACGRDEGMGNCDMYISELDGDKWSAPINMGNIINSDSWDSQPTLSSDGQHIYFCSDREGGYGGEDIYMLEKNRFGKWGPAMNLGPTINTPFDDKSPFISPDAKTLYFASDGHPGFGKFDIFKSVFENGKWSEPSNLGNPINTDKDDLYFTIGGSGEVGYMASERGGNNLDLYSVEIPEDLRPTPTMVITGTVRNFKTQDPLGAWVLVEDLTTGELIATSKSNSKTGAYLVVLPVGKLYGVSATREGYFFYSDNFDLPEDAKYKEVKRDIDLKPIEKGTKVVMNNIFFETGKAELKPESYLELNKAIQLMKANPSMVVEVGGHTDNVGSDDANMKLSHDRAKSVMDYLTKSGIPAARLQAKGYGETQPIATNDTEEGRAANRRTEFVILED, from the coding sequence ATGCGCAAGATTTACATCCTCTTCACATTGGCCTGCCTCACCCTGCATGCACAGGCACAACTGATCACAGACGGTCTGTACTATGACGAAGGCAAAAAACTCTATGACGACGGTGATTACAAGGCCGCAGCCAGCAAACTGCTGAAAGCCTACAACGCCGACCCAAAAAATGCCGATGTACTGAACTACCTGGGACTTGCCCTGTATTACAACGACAAGTACGCCGACTGTGTGAAATACTTCGAGGAACTGCGCGCGTTGAAACCCGATTACTGGGCCTGGTTCTACTACGAAGCCGGCAATGCGTACCAGCAATTGGGACAAACCGACAAGGCGGTGGACTGGCTGCAGGAGTTCGGCAAAAGGTATTCACGGGAAGCCGATAAGGCACGTTTCCTGCACCAGGGCGACTGGATGCTGTACTATGCGCAGGAAAGTCCGATCGTGCGCAAGGATGCCGTTTCCAACCTGAAAGCGCCCGTAAAGCTGAGCGCCACCGTGAACTCCGAATGGGATGATTACATGCCTTCCACCAACCCCACCGGTACACGCATTTATTTCACCAGCATGCGCAAAGGCGGTTTCTCACCGGAGAAAGCGGAAGACGAAGAAGGCGATGAAGACCTCTATTATACCGACCAAGTGAACGGCCAATGGCAGAAACCCGTGCTGCTGCCGGCCCCTTTGAACTCAGCCAACAACGAAGGCGCGCCGGCCTTCTCAGCAGACGGACAAACCATGGTGTATATCGCGTGCGGCAGAGATGAAGGCATGGGCAACTGCGACATGTACATCTCCGAACTGGACGGCGACAAATGGAGTGCACCAATCAACATGGGCAACATCATCAATTCCGACTCATGGGACTCGCAACCCACGCTGTCATCCGACGGCCAGCACATCTACTTCTGCTCCGACCGTGAAGGTGGATACGGTGGTGAAGACATCTACATGCTTGAAAAAAACCGGTTCGGTAAATGGGGTCCGGCCATGAACCTCGGCCCCACCATTAACACACCGTTCGACGACAAATCCCCGTTCATCAGTCCGGATGCCAAAACCCTGTACTTCGCTTCCGACGGACATCCGGGTTTCGGTAAGTTCGACATCTTCAAGAGCGTATTCGAAAACGGGAAATGGAGCGAACCCTCCAACCTGGGCAACCCCATCAACACCGACAAAGACGACCTGTACTTCACCATCGGAGGATCCGGCGAAGTGGGTTATATGGCTTCCGAGCGTGGCGGCAACAACCTCGACCTGTACTCGGTGGAGATCCCGGAAGACCTGCGCCCTACACCCACCATGGTGATCACCGGCACCGTTCGGAACTTCAAAACGCAGGACCCGCTTGGCGCATGGGTGCTGGTGGAAGACCTGACCACAGGTGAACTCATCGCCACCAGCAAGAGCAACTCCAAAACAGGCGCCTACCTGGTGGTACTGCCGGTGGGAAAACTGTATGGCGTATCCGCCACCCGCGAAGGGTACTTCTTTTACTCAGATAACTTCGACCTGCCGGAAGATGCAAAATACAAGGAAGTGAAGCGCGACATCGACCTGAAACCGATCGAGAAAGGTACCAAGGTGGTGATGAACAACATCTTCTTCGAAACCGGAAAAGCCGAACTCAAACCCGAAAGCTACCTGGAACTCAACAAGGCCATCCAACTGATGAAAGCCAACCCGTCCATGGTCGTGGAAGTGGGCGGACATACCGACAACGTGGGTTCGGATGATGCCAACATGAAACTGTCACACGACCGTGCGAAATCGGTGATGGATTACCTCACCAAATCAGGCATTCCGGCAGCCCGGTTACAGGCAAAAGGATACGGGGAAACACAACCGATCGCCACCAACGACACGGAAGAAGGACGCGCCGCCAACCGCCGCACGGAGTTTGTAATACTGGAAGACTGA
- a CDS encoding FAD-dependent oxidoreductase — MSGIKAKICVIGAGPAGLAAAYELVQHGTTDVIVIDRHEMVGGLARTVSSPGDGARFDIGPHRYFTKNAEVKALWFRLLGDDFITVSRTTRIFYRGKLFNYPIKAGDVLIKLGIWSSFLSFLSYIRERIIPRRNIRTFEDWVTAKFGGRLYRTFFKYYTEKVWGIPCSEIEARWAAQRIKGLNFTEVVKKVFGGTAKAKSLVESFYYPRKGAGQMYEAMADVITKAGGRVMLATEVMSYQLESDRLVSLEVKDAAGNLSTITADHFFNSAPITAFFERLSVPPPPAVAEACKQLYYRAHITVNMLVEGTDLFPDQWIYIHDPSFQMARLANYNNFASDMVEKSGFTAVSAEYFTFEHETLWKMDDEALMQLAVEEVRRLGLVGTSKVKGVSVIRERESYPTYFMGYEQPFNVLKDHLDRIRNVSPVGRGGLYKYNNQDHSIYSGLVAVRNYLFPDHHMSVWQINIDAEYQEEEYE; from the coding sequence ATGTCCGGAATCAAAGCGAAAATATGTGTGATAGGGGCGGGTCCGGCAGGACTGGCAGCGGCCTATGAACTGGTGCAACACGGCACCACGGACGTGATTGTGATCGACCGGCATGAGATGGTGGGCGGCCTGGCCCGCACCGTGTCATCACCGGGGGACGGTGCCCGTTTTGATATCGGTCCGCATCGCTACTTCACCAAAAATGCCGAAGTGAAAGCCCTTTGGTTCCGCTTGCTCGGAGATGACTTTATCACCGTTAGCCGTACGACGCGTATTTTTTACCGCGGAAAGCTGTTCAACTATCCCATCAAGGCGGGAGATGTGCTGATCAAACTGGGCATCTGGTCTTCTTTTCTCAGCTTTCTGTCGTATATCCGTGAGCGCATCATTCCCCGGCGCAACATCCGTACGTTTGAAGACTGGGTGACCGCCAAGTTCGGGGGCAGGTTGTACCGCACTTTTTTCAAATACTATACTGAGAAAGTATGGGGCATTCCATGCAGTGAGATCGAAGCGAGATGGGCGGCGCAACGGATCAAGGGGCTCAATTTCACAGAGGTGGTAAAAAAAGTGTTCGGAGGAACCGCAAAGGCGAAATCCCTGGTGGAATCGTTCTATTATCCGCGTAAGGGAGCGGGCCAGATGTATGAGGCCATGGCCGATGTCATCACAAAAGCAGGCGGACGCGTGATGCTGGCTACCGAGGTGATGTCGTATCAGCTTGAATCTGACCGCCTGGTTTCCCTTGAAGTGAAAGATGCCGCCGGCAACCTTAGCACCATCACGGCCGATCATTTCTTCAACAGCGCACCGATCACCGCGTTTTTTGAACGCCTGTCGGTGCCACCGCCACCTGCCGTTGCCGAGGCGTGCAAACAACTCTACTACCGTGCGCACATCACCGTGAACATGCTGGTGGAAGGAACAGACCTTTTTCCGGATCAATGGATCTACATCCATGATCCTTCTTTTCAGATGGCTCGGCTGGCCAACTACAACAATTTTGCATCTGATATGGTGGAGAAATCCGGCTTTACCGCTGTGAGTGCCGAGTATTTCACCTTCGAACATGAAACGTTGTGGAAGATGGATGATGAGGCGTTGATGCAGCTGGCCGTTGAAGAAGTACGCCGCCTGGGCCTCGTCGGCACCAGCAAAGTGAAAGGCGTATCGGTGATCCGGGAACGGGAAAGCTATCCCACCTACTTCATGGGTTACGAGCAGCCGTTCAATGTCCTGAAAGATCACCTGGACCGGATACGGAATGTGAGTCCGGTGGGCCGTGGCGGACTCTACAAATACAACAACCAGGATCATTCCATTTATTCGGGACTTGTAGCTGTGCGCAACTACCTGTTCCCCGACCACCACATGAGTGTGTGGCAGATCAACATCGACGCGGAATACCAGGAAGAAGAGTATGAATGA